The Neorhizobium sp. NCHU2750 genome contains the following window.
ATCATCATCCAGGTCTGTTCCTCCACCGGCGCAGTGATGACGCTCATCGGCACGTCGACGACGACCGCCCAGGTCGTGTTGAGATCCGGCACCGCAAAGGGATAGACGACGCGTTCGAACGCCTCGCCGTCGCTTCCGGCCATGTTCTCGATCGTTGCCGGCTTGCCGCTCTTCAGGGTGGCGAGCAGCGTCTCGCTTGCCTGTCCCTCGACGGCCTTCATCAGGTTGTCTGCGCTATCCGGCACGATCCACTTGCCGCCCTGCGATACGAGCAGAACCCTGCCGGCGCCGAAGGGATGCATGGACTGGAGCTTCTTCGACAGCGTGGCAAGCGACACGTCGACGCCGGCGATGCCGATCAGCTTGGAGCCGGACAGGACCGGATAGGCGATGGAACTCATGGCGGTCTTGTCGCCGGTTGAGCTCTCGATATAGGGCTGGGTCAGCGCGCCCTTTTTCGTCGTTGCCGGCAGGGCATACCATTCCGCCTGGGTATCGATGTCGAATGTGCTGAACGCGATGTCGCCGGCCTTGTTCTTCGTCCAGTAGGGGGCAAGCTCGCCCTTGGCATTGGCGCCTGATGCCTTGTTGCCGGCAAACTCCGCATTGCGGCCGTCGAACTGACCGGGGACTTCGGCAAACCAGCTGCCATAGGCGAAGGCATTCTGCTCGAGATTGGCCTTCAGCGTATCGACGACGGCCTTGCGGTCAAGATACCCGCCAGCCTGTCCGCGGCCGATCACGCCTGCCATCGAACGGGCCGCACCCGCCAGCTGACCGATCTCGGTGGCCACCTCGTTGCCGATGGCGCGTGCCTCGGTACTGGCCTGTTCGAGCGTCAGCGAGGTCACGCGGTCGCTCGTCTTGGAGATCAGAAACAGGTTGGACAGGATGAGCAGCAGCGCGATTGCGGCACTGGTGACGACGATGAGCTTGCTCGAAAGCGAGTTCAGGTGCAGGCGGGACATGACTTGCCTCATGGATCAGGGGGAAGATCGCTGACATGGCAAGTTGAAGCCCGCTCATCGGGCCATGCATGGCGCGAAAATTACGCGCCATAAGGGAGATGCCGCCGCGACGCTACTTCGCATCTGTTAAGTTTGATTGAAGTTTTAGCAAAATCAAACGCATCTCATCCGCCCGAAAATGTTCAGATGCGCGCGTCAACCTCTTCTGCCAGCGGGATGGATGGCTGGGCGCCGGGCTTGAGGCAGGCGAGTGAGCCGGCGACCGCCGCACGGCGCAGGGCCTCGGCGAAATCGAGGCCCTGGTCGAGGCTTGCCGCAAGATAGCCGCAGAACGTATCGCCGGCGCCGACCGTATCGACCGGTTCGATCGTGAGACCCTTTGCCGAAAGGATTTCTCCCTTTCGGATGGCGATGACGCCTTCGCCGCCGAGCGTGACCACGAAAGTCTGCCCGCTCGCCGCATGCAGGGACCTCAGTGCCGCCTCGCGCTCCGCCGTGGTTGCCGCCTTGCCTTTCGCCAGTGCATCGAATTCCGTCTCGTTGGCAACGACGATATCCGCGAGCGCGGAAAGCCGGGCGGCATCGGCCGTGAAGGGTGCCGTGTTGAAGATGCTCATCACGCCCTTTTCCCGTGCAGCCTTGAAAGCCGCTTCCACCGCCGGAGCGGGAATTTCGAGCTGCAGCATCAGAATATCGCCGGCTGCCATGGCCGTCACCGTCTTCACCGCCTCGTCCGGTGTCAGCGTGCCGTTTGCGCCCGGTACAACGGCGATCATGTTCTCGCCATTGCCGCCCACCAATACCAGTGCGGTACCGGTCGGCTCGCTGGCCTTCAGTACGGACGTGAGATCGGCTCCCGCCCCCTCAAGCAAGTCCAATGCCGGGGCGGCAAATGTATCATTGCCGACTGCGCCCGCCATTCTGACGGCACTTCCGGCGCGACGCGCGGCAAGCGCCTGGTTTGCCCCTTTTCCGCCTGCCGCCGTGGCAAAGCTCGAGCCTGC
Protein-coding sequences here:
- a CDS encoding ribokinase, which gives rise to MITVFGSINMDLIANTAELPRPGETVAGSSFATAAGGKGANQALAARRAGSAVRMAGAVGNDTFAAPALDLLEGAGADLTSVLKASEPTGTALVLVGGNGENMIAVVPGANGTLTPDEAVKTVTAMAAGDILMLQLEIPAPAVEAAFKAAREKGVMSIFNTAPFTADAARLSALADIVVANETEFDALAKGKAATTAEREAALRSLHAASGQTFVVTLGGEGVIAIRKGEILSAKGLTIEPVDTVGAGDTFCGYLAASLDQGLDFAEALRRAAVAGSLACLKPGAQPSIPLAEEVDARI